DNA sequence from the Streptomyces canus genome:
GCGGGCGGGCACTGGCCCGAGCGAGCCCGCACGGCCTGCCTGGAACTGGTCCGTGCCGCTGGTGAAGGCAGCGGTTCCTCCATCGGCATCCGGCTGTTGACCGACCTGCGCGACAAGGTGTTCTGCGGAGCCGAGCGCATGCCCACGGCCGCGATCCTCGAACTCCTTCACCGGATCGACGACGCCCCGTGGGCAGACATGGACGGCAACGGCAAGCCCCTCAACGCCCGGTCACTGTCCAAGATGCTCGGGGAGTACGTCACGGCGAAGAACGAGCCGATCGGGCCCCGATCCATCCGCACCACCCAGGGCGTCCCCAAGGGCTACTACGCCGAAGATCTCGCGGACGCGTGGCTCCGCTACTGCCCCCCACCCCCCGGGGAAACCGCTACATCCGCTACATCCGCTACACCGCAGGTCAACGGGGGTGAATCCGTAGCGGAAGAGCTCCCCGGCATCCGCTACATCACCCCACAAGCCGCTACCGCCGACCGCACTGCGTAGCACCACCCATCCGCTACATCCCACCCATCCGCTACACGCAACAGGCCCCTGAGCTGCGGTGTAGCGGATGTAGCGGATGTAGCGGATTTCTGAGAGGGACCGGCATGCCCCCGAGAGGGGTTGTGGCGGTCCCCCTCCCTCGTCTGTCCCTCCTGATGTCTCAAGGAGCCCCGACATGGCTACCCCTACCCGTCGCCGCCGCGCGCCCAAGGACGAACTGGTGCCCCTCAGTGACGTGCTGGACGAAATCGGCATCACCCGCGCCACCTGGTACCGGTGGCGCGACCGCGGCTACACGCCGGAGGCGCGGCGCACGCCTTCCGGTCGCATCTGCGTGCGCCGAAGTGTCCTGGACGCCTTCAAAGAAGAACTGGATGCCGCGTGACTGAGTGGACTTACGACGTCAAGATCTGGGCCATCCGCAAGCGCGATTCGACGCGGAAGCCCTACCAAGTTCGCTGGGGTACGGGCAGTCGCCCGCACTCGGAATCCTTCAAGACGTTGGGCCTGGCGGAGAGC
Encoded proteins:
- a CDS encoding helix-turn-helix transcriptional regulator, whose amino-acid sequence is MATPTRRRRAPKDELVPLSDVLDEIGITRATWYRWRDRGYTPEARRTPSGRICVRRSVLDAFKEELDAA